The Cellulophaga sp. L1A9 genome window below encodes:
- a CDS encoding ABC transporter ATP-binding protein: MNHVLVAKEVNKKYGAYTALNNISLEIPENSIYGLLGPNGAGKTSLIRIINQITYPDSGTVLFNGEPLSPKHVAMIGYLPEERGLYKSMKVGEQALYLAQLKGMGKAEAKKKLKYWFDKFEIGDWWNKKVQELSKGMAQKVQFIVTVLHEPKLLIFDEPFSGFDPINANVIKDEILELKNNGTSIIFSTHRMESVEELCEYIALIHKSEKILDGKLTDIKKAYKKNIFEVGMQVFNPSEILPELRDKLGIFDDFYDQIENQLNFKLQLKGKSTQEILTYLATKAPINHFLEKIPSANDIFIQTISSKNSNE; encoded by the coding sequence ATGAACCATGTTTTGGTAGCTAAAGAGGTAAACAAGAAATATGGCGCATATACTGCGCTAAACAATATTTCTTTAGAAATTCCTGAGAATAGCATTTACGGATTACTAGGTCCTAACGGAGCAGGTAAAACATCTTTAATTAGAATAATCAATCAAATTACATACCCAGACTCGGGTACTGTTTTATTCAACGGGGAACCTTTAAGTCCTAAGCATGTAGCTATGATAGGATACCTTCCGGAAGAAAGAGGCTTGTATAAGAGTATGAAAGTTGGAGAACAGGCTTTGTACTTGGCGCAACTCAAAGGAATGGGAAAAGCGGAAGCTAAGAAAAAATTAAAATACTGGTTTGATAAATTTGAGATTGGAGATTGGTGGAATAAAAAAGTACAGGAGCTCTCTAAAGGGATGGCTCAAAAAGTGCAATTTATTGTCACCGTTTTACATGAACCAAAACTTTTGATTTTTGATGAACCGTTTAGTGGTTTTGATCCTATAAATGCAAATGTTATTAAGGACGAAATATTAGAACTCAAAAATAATGGAACTTCTATTATTTTTTCTACACACAGAATGGAATCTGTAGAAGAACTCTGCGAGTATATTGCGCTAATACATAAATCGGAAAAAATATTAGATGGCAAGCTTACCGATATAAAAAAAGCCTATAAGAAGAATATTTTTGAAGTAGGCATGCAGGTTTTTAATCCTTCGGAGATTTTACCAGAACTACGCGATAAACTTGGCATTTTTGATGATTTTTATGATCAGATTGAAAACCAATTAAATTTTAAGTTACAGTTAAAAGGGAAGTCCACTCAAGAAATCCTCACTTACTTGGCCACTAAAGCGCCAATCAATCACTTTTTAGAAAAAATTCCTTCGGCAAACGATATATTTATACAAACCATATCTAGTAAAAATTCTAATGAATAA
- a CDS encoding M20/M25/M40 family metallo-hydrolase → MKKAIYLLSLFIITAVSAQKTDEEQLKTIYTTALTKSKAYDWLNYLSNQVGGRLSGSVQAQQAVDYTKAQLEELGLDKVWLQPVMVPKWNRGLPEFAYFESDPGVTTNVPICALGGSVATPLGGLKANVVEVKSLDDLAILGKQRLEGRIVFFNRPMDPANISTFESYSGCVDQRYAGAAEASKYGAVGIIVRSMNLRLDDFPHTGAMSYGDVAVDKRIPAAAISTNAADLLSISLRLNPDITFYFKQNCEQFDDVQSYNVIGEIKGTMYPDEIMVVGGHLDSWDLGDGSHDDGAGCVQSMEVLHLLKESGYKPKRTIRVVLFMNEENGLRGGNKYAEVAKTKKEQHVFALESDSGGFTPRGFSFDCSDANFAQVNSWKPLFEPYLIHMFVKGHSGADIGPLKDGDMVLAGLRPDSQRYFDHHHAANDTFEHVNKRELELGAASMTSLIYLFDKYGIAPTK, encoded by the coding sequence ATGAAGAAGGCGATCTATTTGTTAAGTTTATTTATCATTACAGCGGTGTCTGCTCAGAAGACAGATGAAGAACAATTAAAAACTATTTATACTACTGCGCTTACTAAAAGCAAAGCTTATGATTGGTTAAACTACTTATCTAATCAAGTAGGAGGTAGGCTATCTGGGTCTGTACAAGCGCAACAGGCAGTAGATTATACAAAAGCACAGCTAGAGGAATTAGGATTAGATAAGGTGTGGTTGCAACCTGTTATGGTGCCAAAATGGAATCGTGGTTTGCCTGAATTCGCTTATTTTGAGTCAGACCCCGGGGTAACCACCAATGTACCTATTTGTGCTTTAGGTGGTTCTGTAGCAACACCACTAGGCGGACTTAAAGCAAATGTCGTAGAGGTAAAAAGTTTAGATGACTTAGCTATTTTAGGTAAACAACGTCTAGAGGGTAGAATAGTATTTTTCAATCGCCCAATGGATCCTGCAAATATTAGTACGTTTGAGTCGTATTCAGGTTGTGTAGATCAACGTTATGCTGGTGCTGCAGAAGCTTCAAAATACGGAGCTGTGGGTATAATCGTTAGGTCAATGAATCTTCGATTAGACGATTTTCCACATACAGGCGCTATGAGTTATGGCGATGTCGCTGTAGACAAGCGTATCCCTGCTGCTGCAATAAGTACTAATGCCGCAGATTTATTGAGTATATCATTACGACTAAATCCTGATATCACCTTTTATTTTAAACAAAATTGTGAGCAGTTTGATGATGTGCAGTCTTACAATGTAATTGGCGAAATTAAAGGAACAATGTACCCTGATGAAATTATGGTTGTTGGTGGGCATTTAGATTCTTGGGATTTGGGTGATGGTTCTCATGATGATGGCGCTGGTTGTGTGCAGAGTATGGAAGTGCTTCATTTGCTTAAAGAGTCGGGTTACAAACCTAAAAGAACTATTCGGGTTGTTTTATTTATGAATGAGGAGAATGGATTACGTGGTGGAAATAAATATGCTGAAGTTGCTAAAACAAAGAAAGAGCAACACGTATTTGCATTAGAGAGTGATTCAGGAGGGTTTACGCCAAGAGGTTTTTCTTTTGATTGTTCCGATGCGAATTTTGCGCAAGTAAACTCATGGAAACCTCTGTTTGAACCCTACTTGATACATATGTTTGTTAAAGGACATAGTGGGGCAGATATTGGCCCACTAAAAGATGGAGATATGGTTTTAGCCGGATTACGTCCAGATTCTCAACGCTATTTTGATCATCACCATGCTGCCAATGATACTTTTGAGCATGTAAATAAAAGAGAGCTTGAATTAGGCGCAGCATCAATGACAAGCTTAATTTATCTATTTGACAAATATGGAATAGCACCCACTAAATAA
- a CDS encoding ABC transporter permease, producing the protein MNKLLLIIKREYLAKVRNKSFVIMTFLSPILMVAMVVLIAFLTQLNDSEKQVISILNESDFFHNEFVTTESTSFIEFRNVSLKSAIDSTSNLGYYGLLYIPDANNLEEITNKSFFYTKEAPSTSILDKIEDVFKTRLQQNRLQELGVSNQDFLAVDKAYDINLSTFSGDINIKGFNEIRAFIGGGFGYLIMMFIIIYGGFVMRSVIEEKTSRIIEVIISSVKPFQLMMGKIIGTSLAGLTQFAIWIFSASLLMLVVIFVFDIDPAAFSGANPSMEAMSSVPNVSMMNEKILALGVEIYKIPWLMLISFFLVYFLLGYLIYSSIYAAIGAAVDNETDTQQFILPVITPLMLAIYVGFFSVFNNPHGPIAVAFSLFPLTSPIVMLMRLSSGLGEGGVPIWQVVVSILLLIITFMGIVWVAAKIYRIGILMYGKKPSYKELYKWLKY; encoded by the coding sequence ATGAATAAATTACTGCTTATTATTAAACGTGAGTACTTGGCAAAAGTTAGGAACAAGTCTTTTGTTATTATGACTTTCTTGAGTCCTATACTTATGGTAGCAATGGTTGTTTTGATTGCTTTTTTGACTCAATTAAATGATAGTGAAAAGCAAGTGATCTCAATTTTAAATGAAAGCGATTTTTTTCATAATGAATTTGTCACCACAGAAAGCACATCATTTATAGAATTTAGGAATGTATCTTTAAAAAGTGCCATAGATTCTACTTCTAATTTAGGATACTATGGTCTTTTGTATATTCCAGATGCAAATAATTTAGAAGAAATTACCAATAAATCATTTTTCTATACAAAAGAAGCGCCGAGCACTTCTATCCTAGATAAAATAGAAGACGTATTCAAGACCAGACTTCAACAAAATAGATTGCAGGAATTAGGTGTTTCAAACCAAGATTTTTTAGCAGTAGATAAGGCGTATGATATTAATTTGTCTACCTTTTCTGGTGATATTAATATTAAAGGTTTTAATGAAATTAGAGCATTTATTGGAGGCGGTTTTGGGTATTTAATTATGATGTTTATCATTATATACGGAGGCTTCGTTATGCGAAGTGTTATAGAAGAAAAAACCAGTAGAATTATAGAGGTAATCATTTCATCTGTAAAACCCTTTCAATTAATGATGGGTAAAATTATCGGTACATCCTTAGCGGGACTAACGCAATTTGCTATTTGGATTTTTTCGGCCTCCTTGTTAATGTTAGTGGTAATTTTTGTCTTCGATATAGATCCGGCTGCATTTAGTGGCGCTAATCCTTCTATGGAGGCAATGTCATCCGTGCCTAATGTTTCTATGATGAATGAAAAGATTTTAGCGTTGGGAGTTGAAATTTATAAAATACCATGGCTGATGTTAATAAGCTTCTTTTTGGTTTATTTCTTATTGGGGTATTTAATTTACAGTTCTATTTACGCGGCAATTGGAGCGGCAGTAGATAATGAAACAGATACGCAACAGTTTATTCTACCAGTTATTACACCGTTAATGCTGGCCATCTATGTTGGGTTTTTCTCGGTATTTAATAACCCGCATGGCCCCATTGCAGTAGCCTTTTCTTTATTTCCGCTAACCTCACCAATTGTAATGCTTATGCGATTATCAAGTGGTTTAGGGGAAGGTGGAGTTCCTATTTGGCAAGTAGTAGTTTCTATTTTGTTATTAATTATTACATTTATGGGAATTGTTTGGGTTGCAGCAAAAATTTACCGGATCGGAATTTTAATGTATGGCAAGAAACCAAGCTACAAAGAGCTCTATAAGTGGTTAAAATATTAA
- the dnaJ gene encoding molecular chaperone DnaJ: MKEDYYDILGITKGASAAEIKKAYRKKAVQYHPDKNPGDAKAEEMFKKAAEAYEVLSDDNKKARYDQYGHGAFDGSGGFGGGGGGMNMDDIFNQFGDIFGGFGGGGGGFSGFGGGGGGQRRVKGSSLKIRVALTLEEVANGVEKKIKVKRKIQASGVTYKTCSTCGGRGQVTKITNTILGRMQTAATCSSCGGSGQILDHKPHDADSQGMIVKEETVAVKIPGGVEDGMQLKVTGKGNDAPGNGVPGDLIVAIETLEHETLKREGDNLHYDLYVSLSEAVLGTSKEIDSVTGKVRIKLEPGIQSGKILRLRGKGITGLNGYGAGDLLVHVNVWTPKTINKEQKEFFEKMQDNENFIPSPEKSDKSFFEKVKDMFS, translated from the coding sequence ATGAAGGAAGATTATTACGACATTTTAGGGATAACTAAAGGTGCAAGCGCGGCAGAAATAAAAAAGGCATATCGGAAAAAAGCCGTGCAATATCATCCAGATAAAAACCCTGGAGATGCAAAGGCAGAGGAGATGTTTAAAAAAGCAGCTGAAGCCTATGAAGTATTAAGCGACGATAATAAAAAAGCACGTTACGATCAGTACGGCCATGGAGCTTTTGATGGTTCCGGCGGTTTCGGCGGTGGCGGAGGTGGTATGAATATGGATGACATATTCAACCAGTTTGGTGATATTTTTGGTGGCTTTGGCGGCGGCGGCGGAGGCTTTAGTGGTTTTGGCGGCGGCGGCGGTGGTCAAAGAAGAGTAAAAGGAAGCAGCTTAAAGATTAGAGTAGCGCTTACTCTCGAAGAAGTTGCCAACGGTGTAGAGAAAAAAATAAAAGTTAAACGTAAAATTCAGGCAAGTGGTGTAACGTATAAAACGTGTAGCACTTGTGGTGGTAGAGGTCAGGTGACTAAAATTACCAACACTATTTTAGGTAGAATGCAAACAGCAGCTACGTGTAGCTCTTGTGGTGGTAGCGGTCAAATTTTAGACCATAAACCTCATGATGCAGATTCTCAAGGTATGATCGTTAAGGAGGAGACTGTAGCGGTAAAAATACCTGGTGGAGTAGAAGACGGGATGCAGTTAAAAGTTACCGGTAAAGGTAATGACGCTCCTGGTAATGGTGTTCCTGGAGATTTAATCGTAGCGATTGAAACTTTGGAACATGAAACGCTAAAGCGTGAAGGAGATAATTTACATTATGACCTATATGTTAGCCTTTCTGAAGCAGTCTTAGGGACTTCTAAAGAGATAGATTCTGTTACGGGAAAAGTACGTATTAAACTAGAGCCGGGAATACAATCTGGTAAAATTTTGCGTCTTAGAGGTAAAGGTATTACAGGTCTTAATGGATATGGTGCGGGAGATTTACTAGTACATGTAAATGTTTGGACCCCAAAAACAATCAATAAAGAACAAAAAGAATTTTTTGAGAAAATGCAGGACAATGAAAATTTCATTCCAAGCCCAGAAAAATCTGATAAATCGTTCTTTGAAAAAGTAAAAGATATGTTTTCTTAA
- a CDS encoding sigma-54 dependent transcriptional regulator: protein MSRILVIEDEAAIRRVLVKILSEESDTYIVEEAEDGLKGIEAVKKEDYDLVLCDIKMPKMDGVEVLEAAKKIKPEIPFIMISGHGDLDTAVNTMRLGAFDYISKPPDLNRLLTTVRNALDRKELVVENKILKKKVSKNYEMVGESEAIDVIKDIIEKVAPTDARVLITGPNGTGKELVAHWVHEKSQRSSGAFIEVNCAAIPSELIESELFGHVKGAFTSAVKDRAGKFEAANNGTIFLDEIGDMSLSAQAKVLRALQESKISRVGSDKDIKVNVRVVAATNKNLKKEIEDGNFREDLYHRLAVILIKVPALNDRRDDIPLLINHFASKIASEHGTAVKTFSDKAIALLQEYDWTGNIRELRNVVERLIILGNTEVDASDVKLFASK, encoded by the coding sequence ATGTCTAGAATATTAGTTATAGAAGATGAAGCGGCCATTAGAAGAGTTTTAGTTAAAATCTTATCTGAGGAGAGTGACACTTATATAGTAGAGGAAGCAGAAGATGGTTTAAAGGGAATAGAAGCCGTAAAAAAAGAAGATTATGACTTAGTGCTTTGTGATATCAAAATGCCAAAAATGGATGGTGTAGAAGTACTAGAAGCAGCAAAGAAGATTAAGCCTGAAATTCCTTTCATCATGATTTCTGGTCATGGAGATCTAGACACTGCGGTGAATACAATGCGTTTAGGTGCTTTTGATTATATTTCTAAACCGCCAGATTTAAATAGATTGTTAACTACAGTTCGTAATGCTTTAGATAGGAAAGAGCTTGTCGTAGAAAATAAAATTTTAAAGAAAAAAGTATCTAAGAATTATGAAATGGTGGGCGAAAGCGAGGCTATTGATGTAATTAAGGATATCATAGAAAAAGTTGCACCTACAGATGCACGTGTATTGATTACAGGTCCAAATGGTACAGGTAAAGAATTGGTGGCACATTGGGTTCATGAGAAAAGCCAAAGAAGTAGTGGGGCTTTTATAGAAGTTAACTGTGCAGCAATACCTTCAGAACTTATAGAGAGTGAGTTATTTGGTCATGTTAAAGGTGCTTTTACATCTGCGGTTAAAGACAGGGCAGGTAAATTTGAAGCGGCCAATAATGGAACTATATTTTTAGATGAAATTGGAGACATGAGCCTTTCTGCGCAAGCAAAAGTTCTTAGAGCCTTGCAAGAGAGTAAAATATCAAGAGTGGGCTCAGATAAAGATATTAAAGTGAATGTTCGTGTAGTTGCAGCTACCAACAAGAACTTGAAGAAAGAAATTGAAGACGGTAACTTTAGAGAAGATTTGTACCACCGTTTGGCGGTAATTTTAATAAAAGTACCTGCGTTAAATGACAGAAGGGATGATATTCCTTTATTGATCAATCATTTTGCTTCTAAGATTGCTTCAGAACATGGAACCGCTGTCAAAACATTTTCAGATAAAGCAATAGCATTACTTCAAGAGTATGATTGGACGGGTAATATCCGTGAATTGAGAAATGTTGTTGAAAGACTAATTATATTAGGAAATACAGAAGTTGATGCTTCTGATGTAAAACTTTTTGCAAGTAAATAA
- a CDS encoding PPK2 family polyphosphate kinase, which yields MNKIDIDSYRVKESITLSTAATFENFDADDNKLKKTLEKVRRELGDFQDILYAHGKYSVLMCLQGMDTSGKDSLIREVFKDFNARGVVVHSFKVPTELELKHDYLWRHYIALPAKGKVGVFNRTHYENVLVTRVHPEYVMGEHIPGIHKVEDLNEDFWEKRFEQINNFEKHIAANGTIIFKFFLHLSKEEQRQRLLRRLELKRKNWKFSPGDLKERKLWDSYQKCYEDAINKTSKTHAPWFVIPADNKKAARLIVAETLLKELKKYKDIKEPELDDKIKANLEDYKNQLEKE from the coding sequence ATGAATAAAATTGATATTGATTCTTATCGCGTAAAAGAATCCATTACATTGAGTACAGCTGCAACTTTTGAAAATTTTGATGCAGATGATAACAAGCTCAAAAAGACACTGGAAAAAGTTAGGAGAGAGTTAGGTGATTTTCAAGATATATTATACGCCCATGGGAAGTACAGTGTATTAATGTGCTTACAGGGGATGGATACTTCTGGAAAAGATAGTCTTATTCGTGAGGTTTTTAAAGATTTTAATGCTCGAGGTGTCGTGGTTCATAGTTTTAAGGTGCCTACTGAACTAGAATTAAAACACGATTATTTGTGGCGTCATTATATTGCCCTTCCTGCAAAAGGTAAGGTAGGTGTATTTAACCGTACGCATTATGAAAATGTGTTGGTGACCAGAGTTCACCCAGAATATGTCATGGGAGAGCATATCCCAGGAATTCATAAAGTAGAAGATTTAAACGAAGATTTTTGGGAAAAACGCTTTGAGCAAATCAATAATTTCGAAAAGCATATTGCCGCAAACGGTACAATCATATTTAAATTTTTCTTGCACTTATCTAAAGAAGAGCAACGCCAACGTTTATTGCGTAGACTAGAATTAAAAAGAAAAAATTGGAAATTTTCACCGGGTGATTTGAAAGAAAGAAAACTGTGGGATTCTTATCAGAAATGTTACGAAGATGCTATAAATAAGACGTCTAAAACACATGCACCTTGGTTTGTTATTCCTGCAGATAATAAAAAGGCTGCGCGCTTAATAGTTGCTGAAACCCTGCTAAAAGAGTTAAAAAAATACAAAGATATTAAAGAACCAGAATTAGATGATAAAATTAAGGCTAATTTAGAGGATTATAAAAATCAATTGGAAAAGGAATAA
- a CDS encoding mechanosensitive ion channel family protein, with translation MIQDHTEKVKEILEEDVWGAIKDVLNLGVHFGKGENEIHITIGLLLLLVLTFVVTSFILKWLRYLFTRNMEVDDKHKFISVFKFIRYVAFLVVIVLTMSAAGINITILLTASAALFVGLGLALQELFQDVIGGIFIIVDKSLSVGDIIEVDDKVGKVFEIKLRTTRCVTRDDKVVIIPNHKFISETIYNYTQNHKTTRETVKVGVAYGSDVTLVTRLLEESVVGQKGILKNPKPFVLFEDFGDSALLFAVNFYIGDSFSDPRIKSAIRYKIDAKFREHNISIPFPQRDVHIKNN, from the coding sequence ATGATTCAAGATCATACTGAGAAAGTAAAAGAGATTTTAGAGGAAGATGTTTGGGGTGCCATTAAAGATGTTCTAAACCTTGGAGTTCATTTTGGTAAAGGAGAAAATGAAATTCATATTACTATTGGACTTTTGCTATTATTAGTATTGACATTTGTGGTTACCAGTTTTATTTTAAAATGGTTGCGCTACCTCTTTACTAGAAATATGGAGGTAGATGATAAACATAAGTTTATTAGTGTCTTTAAGTTTATACGTTATGTAGCTTTTTTAGTGGTTATTGTACTAACCATGAGTGCAGCAGGAATAAATATAACCATTCTTTTAACCGCGTCTGCGGCATTATTTGTTGGGTTGGGTTTAGCGCTACAAGAATTATTTCAAGATGTTATTGGAGGTATTTTTATAATAGTTGATAAATCCTTAAGTGTTGGAGATATTATAGAGGTTGATGATAAAGTTGGTAAGGTTTTTGAAATTAAACTAAGAACCACCAGATGTGTCACTAGAGATGATAAGGTAGTGATAATACCCAATCACAAATTTATAAGTGAAACCATCTATAATTATACACAAAATCATAAAACAACTCGTGAAACAGTGAAGGTGGGTGTGGCTTATGGAAGCGATGTGACTCTGGTGACCAGATTATTGGAAGAATCTGTGGTTGGTCAGAAAGGAATATTAAAAAACCCCAAGCCTTTTGTGTTGTTTGAGGATTTTGGAGATTCTGCATTATTATTTGCTGTTAATTTTTATATCGGTGATAGTTTTTCAGATCCAAGAATAAAGAGTGCAATACGTTATAAGATAGATGCTAAATTTAGAGAACATAATATTAGCATTCCATTTCCACAGCGAGATGTTCATATTAAAAACAATTAA